From Nitratidesulfovibrio vulgaris str. Hildenborough, a single genomic window includes:
- a CDS encoding substrate-binding periplasmic protein has protein sequence MIRLCFAIVWLASCGIVFPTHAAQPVVILCDDSYPPYSYADSGEVKGIYVEIVREIASRMPGYAVSIQPVPWKRGLLQVMNGEAFGIIPPYYRPHERPYISYSDPILKERLSLVVHERSMTRPREHWPDDYDGFAIGTNAGFSTPLCSKATKAITEGRIRWDNSGTTEQNLLKLNRDRLQGYVNDPASIFVEWERLARRGDVTGKLVETAVLSEEYGHLGITDNDKGRFAFKYDFITQFNRVLATMQRAGTVEAIRNGVMKSYSRHE, from the coding sequence ATGATACGACTGTGTTTCGCCATTGTCTGGCTGGCGTCATGCGGTATCGTCTTCCCGACCCATGCGGCACAGCCGGTGGTCATCCTGTGCGACGACAGCTACCCGCCCTACTCGTATGCCGATTCCGGAGAGGTCAAGGGCATCTATGTGGAAATCGTCAGGGAAATCGCCTCGCGCATGCCCGGATACGCCGTCAGCATCCAGCCTGTACCGTGGAAGCGGGGCCTGCTGCAGGTCATGAACGGAGAGGCCTTCGGCATCATCCCCCCCTACTACCGTCCACATGAACGGCCCTACATAAGCTATTCCGACCCCATCCTCAAAGAACGACTCTCTCTGGTCGTCCATGAACGGTCCATGACCCGCCCGCGCGAACATTGGCCCGACGACTATGACGGATTCGCCATCGGGACGAATGCGGGCTTCTCCACCCCACTCTGCAGTAAAGCGACCAAAGCCATCACCGAGGGACGCATCCGCTGGGACAACAGCGGCACGACCGAACAAAACCTTCTGAAGCTCAATCGGGACCGGCTTCAGGGGTACGTCAACGACCCGGCATCCATCTTCGTGGAGTGGGAACGCCTCGCCCGCCGGGGAGACGTGACGGGAAAACTCGTCGAGACCGCTGTCCTATCAGAGGAATACGGGCATCTGGGCATCACCGACAATGACAAGGGGCGCTTTGCCTTCAAGTACGATTTCATCACGCAGTTCAACCGCGTTCTCGCCACCATGCAGCGGGCAGGAACCGTCGAGGCCATCCGCAATGGCGTGATGAAGTCCTACTCCAGACACGAGTAG